In a genomic window of Streptomyces noursei ATCC 11455:
- a CDS encoding helix-turn-helix domain-containing protein: MASLNVGNLGEFLREQRRTAQLSLRQLADAAGVSNPYLSQIERGLRKPSAEILQQLAKALRISAETLYVQAGILDERRSPDGAGVQTAILTDPSLNERQKQVLLQIYESFRKENGHGGDPDGDTAHRSDDGPEDGDDPHEPEADGGPHAT; this comes from the coding sequence ATGGCCTCTCTCAATGTCGGCAATCTCGGCGAGTTCCTGCGGGAGCAGCGGCGCACCGCGCAGCTGAGCCTGCGGCAGCTGGCGGATGCCGCGGGGGTGTCCAACCCGTACCTCAGCCAGATCGAGCGCGGTCTGCGCAAACCGAGTGCGGAGATCCTCCAGCAGCTCGCCAAGGCGCTGCGGATATCCGCCGAAACGCTGTACGTCCAGGCCGGGATCCTGGACGAGCGGCGCAGCCCGGACGGCGCCGGGGTGCAGACCGCGATACTCACCGACCCGTCGCTGAACGAGCGGCAGAAGCAGGTCCTGCTGCAGATCTACGAGTCCTTCCGCAAGGAGAACGGACACGGCGGCGACCCGGACGGCGACACCGCGCACCGGTCCGACGACGGACCCGAGGACGGGGACGACCCCCACGAGCCAGAAGCCGACGGCGGCCCGCACGCCACCTGA
- a CDS encoding DUF2516 family protein: MLIYGFQSILSWVQLGLGVYSAVMLIDAAVRREDAYRAADKQSKPMWLIFLGIATALMFLLPLLSFLPIIGMIAVIVYTVDVRPALRAVAGGGRGPRRGSSSDGPYGPYNGGR; the protein is encoded by the coding sequence GTGCTGATTTACGGATTCCAGAGCATTCTGAGCTGGGTTCAGCTCGGCCTCGGCGTCTACTCCGCCGTGATGCTGATCGACGCGGCCGTCCGCCGCGAGGACGCCTACCGCGCGGCCGACAAGCAGAGCAAGCCGATGTGGCTGATCTTCCTGGGCATCGCCACCGCGCTGATGTTCCTGCTGCCGCTGCTGTCGTTCCTGCCGATCATCGGCATGATCGCGGTGATCGTCTACACCGTCGACGTCCGCCCGGCGCTGCGCGCGGTGGCCGGCGGCGGCCGCGGCCCGCGCCGCGGCTCCAGCTCGGACGGCCCCTACGGCCCGTACAACGGCGGTCGCTGA